Within Dysgonomonas sp. HDW5A, the genomic segment AGGAGCAAAAAGAGCTCTTCAAGAAACTGGCTAGTTATCAATCAAAATGATATCACGATGAAAACAGAACTAATTATAATACAAGAATATTGCCGTAATTCACAGGTAGAACCATCTTTTATTGATCTGTTGGAAAACGAGGGACTAATAGAATTGGAAATCATCGAAGGTGAACAATATATAAGAGAGTCTCAGTTACCCGATTTAGAGCGTTTTGCGAATTGGTATTACGACCTGTCAATCAATATTGAGGGTATAGATGTGATACAAAACCTGTTGAAAAAGGTGCAGACTATGGAGCAAGAACTCTATTCTCTACGGAAATTGCATTCGACACGCTTCAGCGATATATGGGAAGATATAGACGAATAAAAAAAGGCATCGATTGATGCCTTTTTTTATTAAATAGAATGCGGTTATCAGTCCTTATTCGAGAAGTATAATTTTATATTGTCTTCCAAAAACAAGATCGCAATTAATACTCCAAATATAACCAGAGTACCGATACCTAGTTCTTTTGATATAACAAAACTGGCAATCCATGATCCTGCTACTGCCAGTATTAAGAGAAAACGCCCTAAGGCTTTACCTTTCAACAATAGCAAACCTGAAATTAAGATCAGCGGTCCTGCAATAAAATTCTCAATTATAAGTTGAGTTATTAAATTAGGATTTTCATCAAAAAAGCCCCTTAAACCAATCAAGCCTAAGGCTCCGGCAACTAATCTGATAACTCCTAGTACAATCAGTACTATACTTACAACTCTTAATGGCTTTGGTATATCCATTTCTTCAATACTATTTAGTGTGTTTAAAATCTATATGGTTCCTTTTTCGGCTGCATCTTCAATATTTTTCTCGGCTTCTTTACTCAACTCCGGATAAGCTATACGGGAGTGATATATGGTCATCAATTTCTCCTTGAATATATTCTTAGCAATCTCAATATCCCTAAAAGTAATAGGAGCATTTCTTAATAAGCCATCATGCATTTGAGAATCCACAAGTTTGTCTACCAAATGAGAGATGGACTCTTCGGTATATTCCTTCAAGCTGCGGGATGCTGCTTCTACTGTGTCAGCCATCATTAAGATAGCAGTTTCTTTGGTAAACGGATTAGGACCCGGATACGAAAAATCGGCTTCGCTTACATCCTCATCCGGATGTTCATTTTTATATGAATTATAAAAATATTTTACTTTTCCCGTTCCGTGATGAGTCGCTATAAAGTCTATTATCTGTTGTGGTAAATTATATTTACGGGCAATCTTTATTCCCTCAGGTACATGGTTTATTATTATTCTAGCACTCTCTTTATAAGAAAGTCCCACATGGGGATTCATTCCCGGAATCTGATTTTCAGTAAAGTAAGCAGGATTTGTCATCTTACCGATATCATGATACAAAGCTCCTGTACGTACCAGCGGTGCATTTGCTCCGATACGGGTAGCCACTGCCGCCGCCAAATTGGATACCTGCATAGAGTGCTGAAACGTACCCGGTGCCACTTCCGACAGTTGTTGCAGAAGGGGTTTATTGATGTTGGATAACTCGATCATACTTACTCCCGAAATAAAACCGAATACTTTTTCGCAGATATAAACCAATAAGTATGCAAACATTACAAACATAAAGTTAATCGCAAAATACAGGAACATCAAAGGATCTATCTGCTTAATATCGCCCTTAAGAGCCAAAGTAACACCGATATAAAGAGAGGCGTATGTGAGTAAAATGAAGAACGAAGATTTAATCAATTGTGATCTTTCAGATAAATCTTTCAAACTAAAGATACACATAAAGCCTACCGGAATCTGTAATAAAAGAAATTCCTGAGGAAAGGGCACCATCAACGAACAGATAATAGCCGTTATCAAGTGTATAAGCATGGCTGTACGTGAATCGATAAATGTACGTACCATTATTGTCGCCATAGCATACGGAATGATATATACATTGAATCCTAATTTGACAAATACTCCAGTCAGCACACATAGTACAACAATCATTGTCAACATAAAGAGGACGTTACGCCGATCGTAATACTCTCTGGGACGGAAAAATATCAGATACGTCATGAATGCCATTATAAGTGCCGCAATGAGTATAACATCTCCTACGACCATCCAATTTTTGCGGGTTCCCGATCCCTCTTTCTGCTCGGTAATCTTTTGTAAGGAATTAAGGATATGTACTGTTTTTGATGTTACAATTTCACCTCTATCTATAATTTTTTGCCCCGACAGAACATTTCCTTCGGCAAAAGGAACCTTCATCAATAGTTCGTCCTTTGCTTTCTTCGACAATTCATTATCTGCAATAACATTGTCATATAGATAATTATTTAGATTTAGCGATTGAATAACATACAATTGCAGGTTGTCAGGGAGGTCATTTATTAGTTTTTCGTAAGCCAGCTTCGAGGTATAAAACGAATTTACATTACGAATAGTGGCCACATTATCTTCATTAATCAAATATAGCTGCTTTAGATTACTGTCTTCCAACTTATCGTAATCTGTGGCAGAAATTAACCCTGCCTGATAAATTTCCTTCATTTTCCGCTGCACATACTGAATATATGCCGCAGGAGTTTCGGCAGCCTGTGCATCATTCGTGAACAGGGTTATTGCTCGCTCCGACCTGAATTTATCAACACTATAATAGGGGATATATTCCTTTAGAATACTATCGCGTTCCTGTTCCAGCTGTGCTTCGTCCTTATAAATAGGAAAATCGAAAGGAGCAGTCACAAGTCCATACCTCCAAGGTTTACCTTCGCTTTCATTATAACTTACCTTACTCTCTCTGGGCGAGAAGTATGCAATAAGTATAATTGCAAATATAAAAAAGGTGGGGGTTGGTATTCTTAGTTTCTTATTTAAATATCCCATATTAATATAATTAAGTTTTCTGACCTGTTTACAGCTTTTTTGCAATAATGAAGTCGTTTTTCGATACTCTAATCGTACTATCTATTGTGATGCATCGTTATAGTAACTATTTACTATAAGCTTTAGTTCATATTTACCAGAAAATCGAAGTCGTCTTTTGATGTCAATTCATAGGGTTCTTTTCCAAACTTGAATATTCGAGCCGAGCGATCACCTATCAACGATAACTTTCCGTTTTCGAAATGTAGAATAGTAGACTCTCTCAAACCTACCACATAAATATCTGGATTTTCGATAATGAACTCATTTATTCTCATTTCGCGTGTTTCTCCACCATGATTTTCAGGATGAGCATCCAGATAGTGAGGGTTCAATTGAAAAGGAACTAAATTCAATGTCTCGAAGCTTAAAGGTGCTACAATAGGCATATCATTGGTTGTTCTTAAAGTAGGACACGCAACATTAGAACCTGCACTCCATCCGATATAAGGCGTACCAGTATTCACCTTTTCACGAATAAGATCTATCAGACCATTTTCCTGAAGCATTCTGGTTAATTTCCAAGTATTTCCTCCACCTATCATAATGGCATCGGCGGTACGAATAGCTTCTTTTGCATTAACAAAAGTATGTATTCCTTTTACCTGAATTCCGACTTCTTGCAAACTGTCATTTACTTTTGCAGCATACTCGTCGTAAGAAAAAGTTACTGCTGCATAAGGTATAAACACTATATTGAGAGGTTTATCTCCTAAAAACTGCTTGATTGTTTGTTTAGGATAGCTCAAATATGGCTCTCCCGGATTAGTTGAATTGCTTAGTAATAATAATTTCATCATTATAATTATTGGTAATTTCTATACAAATTTAAGTATAATATGGTTGGCGTAGTGCATATTGCGAAATAAAGTTTAGTGATCTACCTCTATTTAAACTATCAAAGAGTATACAAACACATCAGATTAAACTCTTCTAATCATTGTTTTTCTATATATTTGCTTATTAATTATCCAAAAAAACTAGATAATGGTTAAACATATTGTATTCTGGAAACTCAAAGAGGAAGCTCACGGAAATGACAAAGCTACAAACGCATCGTTGATCAAAGAAAAGCTCGAAGCTCTTAACGGCAAAATTGAAGGTCTTGTTAAAGTAGAGGTAGGTATTAATTTTCTTGAATCTGCCGCAAATTACGATGTAGCCCTTTACTCAGAGGTTGCTTCTAAAGAGGCTTTAGATTTTTATCAAAATCACCCTTTGCATCAAGCCGTATTACCTTTTGTGAAAGAAGCAGTAAGCAGCCGTATAGCTGTGGATTATGAAATTTGATACATGCAGGAAGAAATTATAAGAGATATTCGCAAGCGATGCCGTATGGCAATGAACGGCATTGCTTCGGCGAGCATGAGAGGTTACGGGCTTAATTACAAGCTCAATTTTGGTGTATCGATACAAAAGATTAAGGAGATAGCTGCCCGTTATGGATCCGATAGAGATTTGGCTGAAGTTCTTTGGCTAGATGGTACACGTGAATTGAAAATATTGGCAACACTACT encodes:
- a CDS encoding chaperone modulator CbpM codes for the protein MKTELIIIQEYCRNSQVEPSFIDLLENEGLIELEIIEGEQYIRESQLPDLERFANWYYDLSINIEGIDVIQNLLKKVQTMEQELYSLRKLHSTRFSDIWEDIDE
- a CDS encoding HD family phosphohydrolase — protein: MGYLNKKLRIPTPTFFIFAIILIAYFSPRESKVSYNESEGKPWRYGLVTAPFDFPIYKDEAQLEQERDSILKEYIPYYSVDKFRSERAITLFTNDAQAAETPAAYIQYVQRKMKEIYQAGLISATDYDKLEDSNLKQLYLINEDNVATIRNVNSFYTSKLAYEKLINDLPDNLQLYVIQSLNLNNYLYDNVIADNELSKKAKDELLMKVPFAEGNVLSGQKIIDRGEIVTSKTVHILNSLQKITEQKEGSGTRKNWMVVGDVILIAALIMAFMTYLIFFRPREYYDRRNVLFMLTMIVVLCVLTGVFVKLGFNVYIIPYAMATIMVRTFIDSRTAMLIHLITAIICSLMVPFPQEFLLLQIPVGFMCIFSLKDLSERSQLIKSSFFILLTYASLYIGVTLALKGDIKQIDPLMFLYFAINFMFVMFAYLLVYICEKVFGFISGVSMIELSNINKPLLQQLSEVAPGTFQHSMQVSNLAAAVATRIGANAPLVRTGALYHDIGKMTNPAYFTENQIPGMNPHVGLSYKESARIIINHVPEGIKIARKYNLPQQIIDFIATHHGTGKVKYFYNSYKNEHPDEDVSEADFSYPGPNPFTKETAILMMADTVEAASRSLKEYTEESISHLVDKLVDSQMHDGLLRNAPITFRDIEIAKNIFKEKLMTIYHSRIAYPELSKEAEKNIEDAAEKGTI
- the pepE gene encoding dipeptidase PepE — protein: MKLLLLSNSTNPGEPYLSYPKQTIKQFLGDKPLNIVFIPYAAVTFSYDEYAAKVNDSLQEVGIQVKGIHTFVNAKEAIRTADAIMIGGGNTWKLTRMLQENGLIDLIREKVNTGTPYIGWSAGSNVACPTLRTTNDMPIVAPLSFETLNLVPFQLNPHYLDAHPENHGGETREMRINEFIIENPDIYVVGLRESTILHFENGKLSLIGDRSARIFKFGKEPYELTSKDDFDFLVNMN
- a CDS encoding Dabb family protein: MVKHIVFWKLKEEAHGNDKATNASLIKEKLEALNGKIEGLVKVEVGINFLESAANYDVALYSEVASKEALDFYQNHPLHQAVLPFVKEAVSSRIAVDYEI